Proteins co-encoded in one Phycodurus eques isolate BA_2022a chromosome 14, UOR_Pequ_1.1, whole genome shotgun sequence genomic window:
- the prox2 gene encoding prospero homeobox protein 2: protein MNLSPSDQSVHNSNEGCLEDDKHSVMLPCLRRNIYDEPLSSYSNGSIISQLLRKTMHSKRALEESHFYLSNSTTTDSGQEDRSSVSSKDSTTEASSPNCHLSTRCSSEGEPPMTDHLQAKRARVENIIRVMSGSPNNRPHEDNERPDLDSRDTRESREAYRENKRKQRLPQHQEHSIGGPASQKPGRDHDDTNTKDEECHKLKEQLHSMQKLLCQLQEKFLQVYKQEDAARDDKEAVATDCHTPVGSNYTGAEDGCERKSRLISEREDRMKDGQPTLQRESQNLWEILKQELSSAMNDCVDRVLTKVSSSGLDLSSQQRMCPSPEMQISLSAGQKNQQDGSIQEHLQAEESPTKPHSLECYDNSEVHQDQTEALSLVVRKPVTTPLSSVTSTVKRPYPVHQTPFQFNYSAPLHESQILEHLLKYGPHTNFGGLHCMPHSMDRTSPDPVDLPWDTIALRSKVTPSHISHHSRPSALGPVTVETLCLPHVKLECGELQSMAERNPYMSLNIQEGLTPSHLKKAKLMFFYTRYPSSNVLKTFFPDVKFNRCITSQLIKWFSNFREFYYIQMEKFARQAIVDGISEVKEITVSRDSELFRALNMHYNKANDFHVPDKFLEVAEITLHEFYKAISVAKDSDPSWKKAIYKVICKLDSDVPDEFKTSSYL from the exons ATGAACCTCAGCCCTTCAGACCAGAGTGTGCACAACTCCAATGAAGGCTGCCTGGAGGATGACAAACACAGCGTCATGCTGCCTTGCTTACGCAGAAACATCTACGATGAGCCACTTTCCTCATACTCCAATGGCTCAATCATATCTCAGCTTCTACGGAAGACCATGCACAGCAAAAGGGCACTAGAAGAAAGCCATTTCTACCTTTCCAACTCTACTACCACTGACTCTGGACAGGAGGACCGCAGCAGTGTGTCGTCAAAGGACAGTACAACGGAAGCATCCTCACCTAATTGCCACCTTTCTACAAGGTGCAGCTCAGAGGGAGAACCACCCATGACAGACCACCTTCAAGCGAAGCGAGCCCGAGTGGAGAACATCATCAGAGTGATGTCAGGTTCTCCCAACAACAGGCCACATGAGGACAATGAGCGGCCTGACCTTGATTCCCGAGACACCAGAGAGTCTCGAGAGGCATACCGGGAGAATAAACGCAAACAACGGCTACCTCAACATCAGGAGCACAGCATTGGAGGGCCGGCAAGTCAAAAACCTGGAAGAGATCACGATGATACTAACACCAAGGATGAGGAGTGCCACAAACTAAAAGAGCAGCTCCACAGCATGCAAAAGCTTCTATGTCAGCTCCAGGAAAAATTCCTTCAAGTTTATAAGCAGGAAGATGCAGCTCGCGACGACAAGGAAGCTGTAGCCACTGATTGTCACACCCCAGTGGGAAGCAACTACACGGGCGCCGAAGATGGTTGCGAGAGGAAGAGCAGGCTGATTTCAGAGCGTGAGGACAGAATGAAAGATGGTCAACCGACTCTTCAAAGAGAGAGTCAGAACCTTTGGGAAATCTTGAAGCAGGAGCTCTCCAGTGCTATGAATGACTGTGTGGACCGAGTGTTGACCAAGGTGTCCTCATCAGGGCTCGATCTATCCTCTCAACAGCGAATGTGCCCATCTCCAGAGATGCAGATCAGTTTGAGTGCAGGCCAAAAGAACCAACAAGATGGTTCAATACAGGAGCACCTGCAGGCTGAAGAGAGCCCCACCAAGCCCCACTCTTTGGAGTGTTATGATAACTCAGAGGTGCATCAGGACCAGACAGAAGCACTCTCACTGGTGGTTCGCAAACCAGTGACAACACCTCTGAGCTCAGTCACCTCCACAGTGAAGAGGCCCTATCCTGTTCACCAGACGCCATTCCAGTTCAACTACAGTGCCCCTCTGCATGAAAGCCAGATCCTGGAACACCTTCTCAAGTACGGGCCACACACTAACTTTGGGGGTCTCCACTGCATGCCCCATTCAATGGACAGGACCTCTCCAGACCCAGTAGACCTACCTTGGGACACCATTGCATTGCGATCCAAAGTGACACCCAGTCACATCAGCCACCACTCTCGCCCCTCTGCACTGGGGCCTGTGACGGTCGAGACTCTGTGCCTCCCTCATGTCAAACTAGAGTGTGGTGAGCTGCAAAGTATGGCCGAACGAAACCCCTACATGTCTCTCAAC ATCCAGGAGGGTCTCACCCCGAGTCACTTGAAGAAGGCCAAACTGATGTTCTTCTACACTCGCTACCCCAGCTCCAATGTCTTGAAGACATTCTTCCCTGATGTCAAG TTCAATCGGTGCATCACATCTCAGCTGATCAAGTGGTTCAGTAACTTCAGGGAGTTCTACTACATCCAAATGGAGAAGTTTGCCCGCCAAGCCATTGTAGACGGCATCAGTGAAGTCAAAGAAATCACAGTCAGCAGAGACTCCGAGCTGTTCCGTGCACTCAACATGCACTACAACAAGGCCAATGACTTCCAT